The following are encoded together in the Myxocyprinus asiaticus isolate MX2 ecotype Aquarium Trade chromosome 7, UBuf_Myxa_2, whole genome shotgun sequence genome:
- the cldng gene encoding LOW QUALITY PROTEIN: claudin-like protein ZF-A9 (The sequence of the model RefSeq protein was modified relative to this genomic sequence to represent the inferred CDS: deleted 1 base in 1 codon; substituted 1 base at 1 genomic stop codon), with translation MSAGLQLFGTTLGILGWLGIIISCVIPLWRVTAFMGNNIVTAQIVWEGLWMSCVVQSTGQMQHNVYDSMLALPRDLQASXAIVVIASLVGIVAIFASFAGGKCTNSLADSFMKAWVAAAGGAASITAGVSGLVPPSWTAHKVIADFYNPLVAHAQKTEFGAALFICGGAAVLMLIGGGLLCGSCPGGRALIRGRYKPASRNGREHLECGAVFSNFSVAYV, from the exons ATGTCTGCTGGGTTACAGCTGTTTGGGACCACACTGGGTATACTTGGCTGGCTGGGTATCATCATATCCTGTGTGATTCCTCTATGGCGTGTGACTGCCTTCATGGGAAACAACATTGTGACTGCACAGATTGTGTGGGAGGGACTGTGGATGAGCTGTGTGGTGCAGAGCACTGGTCAAATGCAGCATAACGTGTACGACTCCATGCTGGCTCTTCCCCGAGACCTACAGGCCTCTTGAGCTATTGTTGTCATTGCTTCCCTTGTTGGTATAGTAGCCATATTTGCCAGTTTTGCAGGTGGGAAATGTACCAACTCTTTGGCAGACAGTTTCATGAAAGCATGGGTTGCTGCAGCAGGAGGGGCCGCCTCCATCACTGCCGGGGTTTCGGGTTTGGTGCCGCCTAGTTGGACCGCCCataaggtcattgctgacttctACAATCCACTAGTGGCACATGCTCAGAAGACGGAGTTTGGAGCTGCCCTCTTTATCTGC GGGGGGGCGGCAGTTCTCATGTTAATTGGAGGAGGCCTCCTCTGTGGCTCTTGCCCTGGCGGAAGAGCGTTGATTAGGGGTCGATATAAACCAGCATCTCGGAATGGGAGAGAACATTTGGAATGT GGGGCGGTCTTCTCAAATTTTAGTGTTGCATACGTATGA